One genomic region from Alteromonas pelagimontana encodes:
- a CDS encoding CaiB/BaiF CoA transferase family protein gives MFSLLNGIKVIDLTTIVLGPYATQFLGDFGADIIKVENISGDLFRTVRPGRSDEMGAGFINCNRNKRSIAIDLKTRDGKNVLEKLVKEADVVVHNMRTSTATRLGIDYESLKKINGEIVYCFAPGYGQNGIYAEKPAYDDIIQAESGLAYLNKSTDGQPRFIPTIICDKVGGMHLAMAVLAGMVHRLQHGVGCKLEAPMFEGMVSFLMTEQLAGESFVPPLGGTGYERLTSPYRKPFPTKDGYISILPYSTRHWQKFFTLIGRADMVTHQHVTDPVIRSENVGSLYKIVSESTPAKTTAQWVDDLTAIDVPFAPVNDIASLLTDPHLTSQSFFREYDHPTEGRLREAGSPFYAEDVELSDNLPSPRLGEHTAVILQELGYEEPEINALEAEGVILCQQPLTC, from the coding sequence ATGTTTTCTCTTCTTAATGGCATTAAGGTCATCGATTTAACCACCATTGTTTTAGGGCCGTACGCGACTCAGTTTCTCGGTGACTTCGGGGCCGATATAATTAAAGTAGAAAATATATCAGGTGATTTATTCAGAACGGTTCGTCCAGGGCGTAGTGATGAAATGGGCGCCGGCTTTATTAATTGCAATCGTAACAAACGTTCCATTGCAATCGACCTAAAGACCCGCGACGGCAAGAACGTACTTGAAAAGCTAGTTAAAGAAGCTGATGTGGTAGTTCACAATATGCGAACTTCAACAGCTACAAGACTTGGGATCGACTACGAATCATTGAAAAAAATCAATGGCGAAATAGTGTATTGTTTCGCCCCAGGCTACGGGCAGAATGGAATTTATGCAGAAAAGCCCGCCTATGATGACATCATTCAGGCTGAGAGCGGCCTGGCGTATCTGAATAAATCTACTGACGGTCAACCCAGATTTATTCCCACCATTATCTGCGATAAAGTGGGTGGAATGCATCTCGCCATGGCTGTATTGGCAGGAATGGTTCATCGTTTACAACATGGCGTTGGTTGTAAGCTTGAGGCGCCTATGTTTGAAGGCATGGTGTCGTTTCTCATGACCGAACAGCTGGCAGGCGAAAGTTTCGTTCCGCCGCTCGGCGGTACTGGTTACGAGCGTCTGACCTCCCCTTACAGGAAGCCATTTCCCACAAAAGACGGTTACATCAGCATCCTTCCCTACAGTACCCGCCACTGGCAAAAATTCTTTACCTTAATAGGACGCGCTGACATGGTCACTCACCAACACGTTACCGACCCGGTTATCAGAAGTGAGAACGTTGGCTCGTTATACAAGATAGTCAGTGAAAGTACGCCCGCTAAAACGACAGCGCAGTGGGTGGATGATCTTACTGCTATCGATGTTCCTTTTGCGCCAGTAAATGATATTGCTTCGTTACTCACCGACCCGCACTTAACGTCACAGTCGTTTTTCCGCGAATACGACCACCCTACAGAGGGCAGACTAAGAGAAGCCGGTTCGCCGTTTTATGCCGAGGACGTAGAATTATCCGATAATTTACCGTCTCCCCGCCTCGGCGAACACACCGCTGTTATTTTACAGGAATTGGGCTATGAAGAGCCTGAGATCAACGCGCTTGAAGCTGAAGGCGTGATTCTTTGTCAGCAACCTTTAACCTGTTAA
- a CDS encoding LysR family transcriptional regulator: MINIKHLRAFIAVAAELHFTRAAERVCLTQPALSSLIQQLEQDFGVQLVRRHTRQVELTEAGEGFLSTAEKLVSDFEQAIHDVKTYKSIRRGRVDIAAVPSVCGHFLPDVLKKFSDAYPDIRLNVKDCAGQEIVDSIKGKLIDFGISYTQTDKDLEAIAITEDALVVVCKRSHSFAQKEYVTWEDLADEKLIAMDKGTTIRTLIDSTAIAQNMKLDIVLEPRLMPTALSYAESGIGVTILPSLGVVKNLPQSLIRKPLNNPTIKREISLISQRGRTLSPAAKILKSFVLGVDLKTI; encoded by the coding sequence ATGATAAATATTAAACATCTCAGAGCTTTTATTGCTGTCGCTGCAGAGCTACATTTTACCCGCGCAGCCGAGCGTGTGTGTCTTACCCAGCCAGCGCTCAGTTCCCTTATTCAACAGTTAGAACAGGACTTTGGAGTACAATTAGTAAGGCGCCATACCAGGCAGGTTGAGTTAACCGAAGCCGGTGAGGGGTTTTTATCAACAGCAGAAAAATTAGTAAGCGATTTCGAGCAGGCCATTCATGACGTTAAAACTTATAAATCGATTAGACGCGGTCGTGTGGATATTGCTGCCGTCCCATCCGTGTGCGGCCACTTTTTACCTGATGTGTTAAAGAAATTCAGTGATGCTTATCCTGACATAAGGCTGAATGTAAAAGATTGCGCAGGGCAGGAGATTGTGGATTCGATTAAAGGCAAGCTAATAGATTTCGGGATCAGTTATACGCAGACTGATAAAGATTTAGAGGCTATAGCCATCACCGAGGACGCGCTCGTCGTAGTGTGTAAACGTTCGCATTCCTTCGCTCAAAAAGAATATGTCACATGGGAAGATTTAGCTGACGAAAAGCTGATAGCAATGGACAAAGGAACCACAATCAGAACGTTAATTGACAGTACTGCTATAGCGCAGAATATGAAACTGGATATTGTGCTGGAGCCCAGACTCATGCCAACAGCTTTATCTTATGCAGAGTCAGGTATTGGCGTTACTATTTTGCCCAGCCTGGGTGTAGTCAAGAATCTGCCGCAATCCCTTATCAGGAAGCCGTTGAACAACCCGACGATTAAAAGAGAAATTTCTCTGATCAGCCAGAGAGGAAGAACGCTATCCCCCGCCGCAAAAATATTAAAGTCTTTTGTGCTGGGGGTGGATTTAAAAACAATTTAG
- a CDS encoding LysR family transcriptional regulator gives MDTQSLEVFLHAVRTGSLSGAARHLKLTPMSATRRLAALENELGVRLFQRTSRSISLTPEGDDFLPFVVEMLETQEAARATLSSSVGSATGLLRVTAPITLGRKRIMPIVQSLLDENPGLRIDLELSDGIVDIVASGFDLAIRIAPLKDSDLIARRLANNPKEIYAAPSYLEQHGTPRTIEDLAHHQCLTFSNFTHWQFIVNGEEKSVRVGGRFASSSVDGFLSACLSGLGLAQLSSWDVKEDLENGRLVVVPLEGAVPRDLAIWAVYPSRRQVLPKLRVFLEKFQKSLS, from the coding sequence ATGGACACGCAATCTCTGGAAGTATTTTTACATGCCGTGAGAACCGGTAGCTTATCGGGAGCAGCCCGACATTTAAAATTGACCCCAATGTCCGCGACTCGTCGTCTTGCCGCGCTGGAAAACGAACTGGGCGTTCGTCTCTTTCAGCGTACATCGCGCTCGATCTCACTAACGCCGGAAGGAGACGATTTTTTGCCATTCGTGGTGGAAATGCTGGAAACCCAGGAAGCGGCGCGTGCGACTCTCTCATCCTCAGTAGGCAGTGCAACTGGCTTACTACGTGTTACTGCCCCAATTACCCTGGGCCGAAAGCGTATTATGCCGATTGTGCAATCGCTGCTTGATGAAAACCCAGGCCTTCGGATTGACCTTGAGCTCAGTGATGGCATTGTTGATATTGTTGCCTCGGGATTTGACCTTGCCATCAGAATTGCTCCACTCAAGGATAGCGACCTGATCGCTCGACGGCTGGCTAATAATCCGAAAGAAATATACGCCGCACCATCCTATTTAGAGCAGCATGGTACGCCACGCACGATAGAAGACCTCGCGCATCATCAATGTTTGACATTCTCCAATTTCACCCACTGGCAATTCATTGTAAATGGAGAAGAAAAATCAGTTCGTGTTGGGGGGAGATTTGCGTCCAGCAGCGTTGATGGCTTCCTTTCAGCCTGCCTGTCGGGCCTTGGGCTGGCACAACTTTCATCATGGGATGTGAAGGAAGATTTGGAAAACGGCCGACTGGTTGTAGTTCCTCTTGAAGGCGCGGTACCCCGTGACTTAGCTATTTGGGCAGTTTACCCCTCCAGGCGGCAGGTTTTGCCCAAACTACGTGTCTTCCTGGAGAAATTCCAAAAAAGCTTGTCCTGA
- a CDS encoding type II restriction endonuclease: MSYQRLKQGFGEHGDDVDEFIKFSLSVQNRRKSRAGHSFENHIEEILIRNSLNFIRGGKTEGKQTPDFLFPGQEAYYDQNFPDGRLRVLAAKTSCKERWRQVLAEANRVSLKHLMTLEPAISVDQTTQMKDMGLQLIVPTVIQRTYTSSQRDYLISFGTFIKETKDLYR; this comes from the coding sequence GTGTCATACCAACGCCTCAAGCAGGGTTTTGGTGAACACGGTGATGACGTAGATGAGTTTATTAAATTTTCTCTGAGTGTTCAAAACCGGCGCAAGTCAAGGGCTGGGCATTCCTTTGAAAATCATATCGAAGAAATACTTATCCGGAATAGCTTGAACTTCATACGTGGTGGAAAAACCGAAGGAAAACAAACGCCTGATTTCTTATTTCCCGGGCAGGAGGCATATTATGACCAAAATTTCCCTGATGGCAGACTACGTGTGCTCGCGGCAAAAACCAGCTGTAAAGAACGCTGGAGACAAGTGCTGGCGGAAGCCAATCGGGTAAGCCTAAAACACCTGATGACACTGGAACCCGCTATTTCTGTGGATCAGACCACTCAGATGAAGGATATGGGTCTTCAGTTGATAGTACCTACAGTCATACAGCGCACATATACATCTTCTCAAAGAGACTATTTAATCAGCTTTGGGACGTTCATTAAAGAAACAAAAGATCTTTATCGTTAG
- a CDS encoding helix-turn-helix domain-containing protein: MKDTPTKCVSVAIQKLRRDYDQSVTVEELAKLARMSVSSFHAHFKAVTKMSPLQFQKFVRLVEARTLMISQHLDAATTAHKFGYESASQFSREDARMFGNPPARDIAGIKV, translated from the coding sequence TTGAAAGACACCCCCACAAAATGCGTTTCTGTCGCCATTCAAAAACTGCGGCGTGATTATGATCAATCTGTAACGGTAGAGGAGCTGGCAAAACTCGCCCGCATGAGCGTGTCCTCATTTCATGCGCACTTCAAAGCGGTCACAAAAATGAGCCCGTTGCAGTTTCAAAAATTCGTTCGGTTAGTTGAGGCAAGAACCTTGATGATTTCTCAACATTTAGATGCTGCAACCACTGCACATAAATTTGGCTATGAAAGCGCCTCGCAGTTTAGCCGCGAAGACGCGCGAATGTTTGGCAATCCACCAGCACGGGATATTGCTGGCATAAAGGTTTGA